One genomic window of Glycine max cultivar Williams 82 chromosome 16, Glycine_max_v4.0, whole genome shotgun sequence includes the following:
- the LOC100806378 gene encoding cytochrome P450 CYP82D47 — MDPASYVQTIAGILALLIAYILFRSVKSPNGSKQRKGNQVPEPRGALPFIGHLHLLNARKPYFRTFSAIAEKYGPIFILKLGCHPTLVVNSREIAKECLTTNDKVFASRPITSAGKILGYNNAVFGFSPYGKYWREIRKMAILEILSSYKLEKLKHVRDTETLSLVKDLYSSISCPKNVNGSTTHVPISNLLEHMSFNIIVRMIAGKRFGGDTVNQEDNEAWRLRNAIKDATYLCGVFVAADAIPSLSWIDFQGYVSFMKRTNKEIDLILEKWLEEHLRKRGEEKDGKCESDFMDVMISAFQEEEEICGYKREMVIKATSVLLILTASGSTAITLTWALSLLLNHPKVLKAAQKELDTHLGKERWVQESDIENLTYLQAIIKETLRLYPPAPLTGIREVMEDCCVAGYHVPKGTRLLINLWNLQRDPKVWPNPNKFEPERFLTTHHDINFMSQNFELIPFSIGRRSCPGMTFGLQVLHLTLARLLQGFDICTKDGAEVDMTEGLGVALPKEHGLQVMLQPRLPLGLYERL, encoded by the exons ATGGATCCCGCTTCATATGTCCAAACTATTGCAGGAATCTTAGCATTGTTAattgcatacattttgtttaggTCCGTTAAATCTCCTAATGGATCTAAACAAAGAAAGGGTAACCAAGTACCCGAACCTCGTGGTGCTTTACCTTTCATAGGTCATCTCCATCTTCTCAATGCTAGAAAACCGTATTTCAGGACCTTTTCGGCCATTGCTGAGAAATATGGTCCAATTTTCATTCTCAAATTGGGTTGCCACCCCACCTTAGTCGTGAATAGCAGGGAAATTGCCAAGGAGTGCCTCACAACTAATGACAAAGTTTTTGCCTCAAGGCCTATCACATCAGCAGGGAAAATCTTAGGTTACAACAATGCAGTTTTTGGTTTTTCCCCTTATGGGAAGTATTGGCGCGAAATTAGAAAAATGGCCATCCTTGAGATCCTCTCAAGCTATAAGCTTGAAAAGCTAAAGCATGTGAGAGACACTGAAACATTGTCTCTTGTCAAAGACCTGTACTCATCAATATCATGTCCAAAGAACGTGAATGGCTCAACAACTCACGTGCCTATAAGCAATTTATTGGAGCACATGTCCTTCAATATAATTGTGAGGATGATAGCTGGGAAGAGATTTGGAGGGGACACAGTTAATCAAGAAGACAATGAGGCATGGAGGCTAAGAAACGCTATCAAAGATGCCACATATCTATGTGGTGTTTTTGTGGCAGCTGATGCTATTCCATCCCTTAGTTGGATTGATTTCCAAGGGTATGTGAGTTTCATGAAGAGGACTAATAAGGAAATAGACCTTATTCTTGAGAAGTGGCTGGAAGAACATCTAAGAAAGAGAGGTGAGGAGAAGGACGGTAAATGTGAAAGCGACTTCATGGATGTGATGATATCTGCTTTCCAAGAGGAAGAAGAGATTTGTGGTTATAAGCGGGAGATGGTTATCAAAGCAACATCAGTG CTTCTTATCCTTACTGCCTCAGGAAGCACAGCCATAACACTAACATGGGCACTCTCCTTGCTCCTAAACCATCCAAAGGTCCTAAAAGCAGCCCAAAAAGAACTGGACACCCATTTAGGAAAAGAAAGATGGGTCCAAGAATCTGACATAGAAAACCTCACTTATCTACAAGCCATTATCAAAGAGACCCTTCGTTTGTACCCTCCAGCACCTTTAACTGGGATAAGGGAAGTTATGGAGGATTGTTGTGTGGCCGGGTACCATGTCCCAAAGGGAACACGTTTGCTTATTAACCTATGGAACTTGCAAAGGGATCCAAAAGTTTGGCCCAACCCTAATAAGTTTGAACCCGAGAGGTTCCTCACCACTCATCATGACATTAACTTTATGAGTCAAAACTTCGAGTTGATCCCATTTAGCATTGGAAGAAGGTCATGTCCTGGAATGACATTTGGGTTGCAAGTCTTGCACTTGACTCTGGCTCGATTGCTTCAAGGGTTTGATATTTGCACAAAGGATGGAGCTGAGGTTGATATGACTGAAGGGTTAGGAGTAGCTTTGCCTAAGGAACACGGACTTCAAGTTATGCTCCAACCACGTCTTCCATTGGGGCTTTATGAACGACTTTGA